A stretch of Brassica napus cultivar Da-Ae chromosome C6, Da-Ae, whole genome shotgun sequence DNA encodes these proteins:
- the LOC106406815 gene encoding uncharacterized protein LOC106406815 — MESAKSNINGHQNVIVMRHGDRMDRFEPLWASTAERPWDPPLIHDGKVRAFHTGQRISSHVAFPIHRVFVSPFLRCIQTAVEVVAGLSAVPSIDNSKLKVAIEFGLCEILNSLAIKSNVAPKDGKFDFSISDLEAMFPEGTMDHNVDMVYKELPQWGESAEGFRERYVNTLKVLAQKYPSENLLLITHRGGVSTILYKYLKDATKRLVNYCGCVDLRRRDGFGESVDFEVVTSHGVSFREHNVPIHDPVISQSPV; from the exons atggaGTCTGCTAAATCAAACATCAATGGCCACCAAAATGTCATCGTGATGCGTCACGGCGATCGGATGGACCGTTTTGAGCCACTCTGGGCTTCGACCGCTGAAAGACCGTGGGATCCGCCGCTCATTCACGACGGCAAGGTTCGAGCCTTTCATACCGGCCAAAGAATCAGTTCTCACGTTGCGTTTCCAATTCACCGTGTCTTTGTCTCTCCTTTCCTACGTTGCATCCAGACTGCTGTTGAAGTTGTCGCCGGTCTCTCCGCCGTCCCTTCCATTGATAACTCTAAGCTCAAG GTAGCTATAGAGTTTGGATTGTGCGAGATACTGAACTCATTGGCTATTAAGAGTAACGTTGCTCCCAAAGATGGGAAGTTTGATTTCAGCATTTCAGATCTTGAAGCTATGTTTCCTGAAGGAACAATGGACCATAATGTCGATATGGTTTATAAAGAG TTGCCACAATGGGGAGAATCTGCGGAAGGCTTCAGGGAACGATATGTTAATACATTGAAAGTTCTTGCACAGAAGTATCCTTCTGAGAACTTGCTCTTAATCACTCATC GGGGAGGAGTAAGTACTATACTTTACAAGTACTTAAAAGACGCAACCAAGCGCTTGGTAAATTATTGTGGTTGTGTTGACTTGAGAAGAAGGGATGGGTTTGGTGAGTCTGTGGATTTCGAGGTGGTTACTAGTCATGGAGTGTCTTTCAGGGAACACAATGTTCCAATACATGACCCGGTAATAAGCCAATCTCCGGTTTAG
- the LOC106406813 gene encoding uncharacterized protein LOC106406813: MASSANSNTTDEYQNILMMRHGDRIDKINPLWLDTASRPWDPPLVQDGLVRAFQTGQRIRSQIQFPIHRVFVSPFIRCVQTASEVIAALSAVDLNPHATSSKDVISMDKSKLKVSIEFGLSEMLNSMAIMPEVAPKDGKFDFKISDLEAMFPEGMVDHDVDPVYKEMPEWGETVEECTERFLGLVKTLADKYPSENLLLVTHGEGVRTTFATYKKVDTYDVEYCACAELRRKVSSQDGSTKAGGFEVMTSLGEVGIKYHSLTTTADK, encoded by the exons ATGGCGTCATCTGCTAATTCCAATACCACCGATGAATACCAAAACATCTTGATGATGCGTCACGGTGATCGCATTGACAAGATCAACCCGCTCTGGCTCGATACAGCTTCGAGACCTTGGGACCCTCCGCTCGTTCAGGACGGTTTGGTTCGTGCGTTTCAAACTGGTCAACGGATCCGATCTCAGATCCAGTTTCCTATCCACAGGGTCTTCGTCTCTCCCTTCATCCGCTGTGTTCAGACCGCTTCAGAAGTTATCGCCGCTCTCTCCGCCGTTGACTTAAACCCTCACGCTACGTCGTCTAAAGACGTTATTTCCATGGATAAATCTAAGCTCAAG GTGTCTATTGAGTTTGGTTTGAGTGAGATGCTGAACAGTATGGCTATTATGCCTGAGGTTGCTCCAAAAGATGGGAAGTTTGATTTCAAGATTTCAGATCTTGAAGCTATGTTTCCTGAGGGAATGGTGGATCATGACGTTGATCCTGTTTATAAAGAG ATGCCAGAATGGGGAGAAACTGTGGAAGAATGTACAGAACGGTTTCTTGGTTTGGTGAAGACTCTGGCTGATAAGTACCCTTCAGAGAACTTGCTCTTAGTCACTCACG GGGAAGGAGTAAGGACTACATTTGCAACCTATAAAAAAGTAGATACGTACGACGTAGAGTACTGTGCGTGTGCTGAACTGAGAAGAAAGGTCTCGAGTCAAGACGGGTCTACTAAAGCTGGAGGCTTTGAGGTGATGACAAGTCTTGGTGAAGTTGGAATCAAGTACCATTCCTTGACCACCACAGCAGACAAATGA